From a region of the Sesamum indicum cultivar Zhongzhi No. 13 linkage group LG3, S_indicum_v1.0, whole genome shotgun sequence genome:
- the LOC105157532 gene encoding F-box only protein 6 yields MWSNLPFDLLANIFSYLSPDSLARAKSACRSWHAAAALAVPHRNPPWFLVLPTRGWGPSCYAHNPVGENWHVLPLDHSVSALRPIASIFGLVLLRVTSKTWLELAISNPFTRQFRTLPRLNVARTNPAVGLIQHSPTQSCGNLGFKIYVAGGMSEAAGGGAVYQPTIEMYDSLRNTWHIVNEPMPVEFAVRLTVWTPNESVYSKGILYWMTSARAYSLMGFEIMTNKWRELSVPMADRLEFAALVLRNGNLTIVGGTCDGHVCVWELEGDDWSVVGKVPFELGLKFLGGKVNWGGVKCVGSNGAVWLYREIGSGMILWREVIGGGKWEWNWIKGCCSIRGKEIKNFPIKGVLLHPNLAHAAF; encoded by the coding sequence ATGTGGAGCAACCTTCCCTTTGATCTCCTAGCCAACATCTTCTCCTACCTCTCCCCGGATTCTTTGGCCAGGGCCAAGTCCGCCTGCCGGAGCTGGCACGCGGCCGCCGCATTGGCCGTGCCTCACCGCAATCCACCATGGTTCTTAGTATTACCGACCCGTGGTTGGGGCCCTTCTTGCTACGCCCACAATCCAGTAGGAGAGAATTGGCATGTTTTGCCTCTTGATCATAGCGTCAGCGCTCTTAGGCCAATTGCTTCGATTTTTGGCCTAGTGCTGTTGAGGGTCACCAGCAAGACTTGGCTTGAACTTGCAATAAGCAACCCTTTTACTAGACAATTCAGGACCCTCCCCAGGTTAAATGTAGCAAGAACTAATCCAGCTGTGGGATTGATACAACATAGTCCAACACAAAGCTGTGGGAATTTAGGTTTCAAGATTTACGTGGCTGGTGGGATGTCAGAGGCAGCTGGTGGTGGTGCAGTCTACCAGCCAACCATAGAGATGTATGACTCGTTACGCAACACGTGGCACATCGTCAACGAACCAATGCCAGTTGAGTTTGCAGTGAGGCTAACTGTGTGGACTCCCAATGAGAGCGTCTACTCTAAAGGGATACTGTATTGGATGACGTCTGCACGGGCTTATAGTTTGATGGGATTTGAAATCATGACGAATAAATGGAGAGAACTGAGCGTGCCAATGGCCGATAGGCTTGAGTTTGCGGCATTGGTGTTGAGAAACGGGAACCTGACGATTGTTGGAGGTACGTGCGACGGGCATGTGTGCGTATGGGAACTTGAGGGGGATGATTGGAGTGTGGTTGGGAAGGTGCCATTTGAATTGGGATTGAAATTCTTGGGGGGTAAGGTGAATTGGGGTGGTGTAAAATGTGTTGGGAGCAATGGAGCAGTCTGGTTGTATAGGGAAATTGGATCAGGGATGATACTATGGAGGGAGGTCATTGGTGGGGGAAAATGGGAGTGGAATTGGATCAAAGGGTGTTGTTCAATTAGAGGAAAGGAGATCAAGAATTTCCCAATCAAAGGGGTGTTGCTACATCCAAATCTTGCTCATGCTGCCTTCTAG
- the LOC105157533 gene encoding uncharacterized protein LOC105157533 has translation MSLCFKSFNYPSNISCCLSKHTSQSQGKKNPALLRLPSSIIPPAEGSDNPADSNRSPLSNISSLDRSFSIQQDNSIGIIGGVSATSSLNFAKKLVKLNLKDEDSGPPFVLCSDPSLSKEFLSLEKSSSAFLSGKTEGLYTDHSLLVENLRSKRVFLENSGVCCTVMPCHILHSWHDEIKEGCSVPFLNVGECVAKELKEAKLRPLEAGSPPRIGVLATNGTLVGRFYQEKLENEGFEVVLPDKATVEHTVIPAVEALKRKDFEGAQNLFRIALQVLLVRAVNTVILASDELQELLPTDDPLWGKCINPMDALARSSIKCAQSARRGN, from the exons ATGTCATTGTGtttcaaatccttcaattATCCATCAAATATAAGCTGTTGTCTTAGTAAACATACAAGCCAGAGCCaaggaaagaaaaatccaGCTCTGCTGAGACTTCCGTCATCCATCATCCCACCAGCAGAAGGAAGTGATAATCCAGCTGACAGCAATAGAAGTCCCTTGTCAAACATATCATCATTAGATAGAAGTTTTAGCATTCAGCAAGACAACAGTATTGGGATAATTGGAGGTGTTTCTGCTACTTCCAGTCTGAATTTTGCCAAAAAGTTGGTGAAGTTAAATTTGAAGGACGAAGACTCTGGCCCTCCTTTTGTCCTTTGTTCAGATCCATCACTAAGCAAGGAATTCTTATCTCTTGAAAAAAGTTCCTCTGCTTTCCTTTCTGGTAAAACCGAAGGCTTATATACTGATCACAGTTTGTTAGTGGAAAATTTAAGAAGTAAACGagtttttcttgaaaactCTGGAGTCTGTTGCACTGTGATGCCGTGCCATATATTACATTCTTGGCATGACGAGATTAAAGAGGGATGTTCTGTTCCTTTTCTTAATGTGGGTGAATGTGTGGCCAAGGAACTCAAGGAAGCCAAGTTGAGGCCATTAGAAGCTGGAAGCCCTCCGCGTATTGGTGTTCTGGCCACCAACGGAACTTTGGTGGGTAGATTTTATCAGgagaaacttgaaaatgag GGTTTTGAGGTTGTACTGCCAGATAAAGCAACTGTGGAACACACTGTGATCCCTGCAGTGGAAGCTTTGAAGAGGAAAGACTTTGAAGGAGCACAGAATTTGTTCAGAATTGCCCTGCAAGTTCTGCTGGTGAGAGCTGTGAACACAGTAATCCTTGCTTCTGATGAATTACAGGAACTTCTCCCAACGGATGATCCTTTGTGGGGAAAATGCATAAATCCAATGGATGCTTTAGCCCGATCATCAATCAAGTGTGCTCAATCAGCAAGGAGAGGCAACTAA
- the LOC105157535 gene encoding zinc finger CCCH domain-containing protein 39-like, protein MSMNHFNDTQVSNPADFGGKNTFDNCPQPRIANHQSSSIHSNFDFKKPRFSERNPNPRIPLSVNRSKLSVPYKSELCLLFQRGKCYYGANCHFSHSISDIRNPGLNTLAMEGHLNEDSKRNTVRKMKECHWFASGKDCPYGDKCQYLHKCDQKVRRDVGFYRQSSAVNGGKDRSGNDQIECHSFSAGEDYDKSVFCKTKLCMKWERFGSCPYGVKCTYAHGKAELQELGSLTELENSYTSRLKLPNSAASCEMGRKIAKKLQGKRCFMDGDIKKISEVYADWMEDRQNFHIPSSKIGS, encoded by the exons ATGAGCATGAACCATTTCAATGATACTCAAGTTTCTAACCCAGCTGATTTTGGCggcaaaaatacatttgataaCTGTCCACAGCCAAGAATTGCCAACCACCAATCTTCTTCCATTCActctaattttgatttcaagaaACCAAGATTTTCTGAGAGGAATCCCAACCCAAGAATACCCTTATCAGTGAACAGGTCAAAACTCTCCGTTCCTTACAAGTCCGAGTTATGTTTGCTATTCCAGAGGGGGAAATGTTATTATGGTGCAAATTGTCACTTTTCCCACAGCATAAGCGACATTAGAAATCCAGGGCTAAACACTCTCGCTATGGAGGGCCATCTGAATGAAGATAGTAAGAGAAATACTGTGCGCAAAATGAAGGAGTGTCATTGGTTTGCCAGTGGAAAAGACTGCCCTTATGGGGACAAATGCCAATATCTTCATAAATGTGATCAAAAGGTTAGGAGGGATGTGGGTTTTTATAGACAGAGTTCTGCTGTGAATGGAGGGAAAGATAGAAGTGGAAATGATCAGATTGAATGCCACAGTTTTAGTGCTGGTGAAGACTATGATAAGTCTGTCTTTTGCAAGACAAAGCTCTGTATGAAGTGGGAGAGGTTTGGGAGCTGTCCTTATGGGGTGAAATGTACCTATGCCCATGGAAAAGCAG AACTTCAAGAACTCGGTTCCCTAACTGAGCTGGAAAATAGCTATACTTCCAGGTTGAAGCTACCCAATTCTGCAGCATCTTGTGAAATGGGAAGAAAGATTGCTAAGAAGCTGCAAGGCAAAAGGTGTTTCATGGATGGTGACATTAAGAAGATTAGTGAAGTATATGCTGATTGGATGGAGGATAGGCAAAATTTCCATATTCCGTCGAGCAAAATCGGGAGCTAG